One genomic segment of Choristoneura fumiferana chromosome Z, NRCan_CFum_1, whole genome shotgun sequence includes these proteins:
- the LOC141435953 gene encoding U-scoloptoxin(19)-Sm1a-like has product MALKALVFGAFLLMCVSASPMVKRSNFVGQITALEEPCILQGGLCVHIDDCPTGSLVQLRGVLCPNQASLGAECCYV; this is encoded by the exons ATGGCTCTTAAAGCTCTAGTATTCGGTGCTTTTCTTCTGATGTGTGTGTCGGCTTCACCTATGGTTAAGCGGTCAAATTTTGTCG GTCAGATTACAGCCTTAGAAGAACCCTGTATCCTCCAAGGCGGGCTATGCGTGCACATAGACGACTGTCCAACAGGCAGCTTGGTGCAGTTGCGAGGAGTGCTGTGCCCAAACCAGGCTAGTTTGGGAGCAGAGTGCTGCTATGTATGA